One part of the Marinobacterium rhizophilum genome encodes these proteins:
- a CDS encoding putative bifunctional diguanylate cyclase/phosphodiesterase, with product MVASNPILSSANVASAAESEPPAARDHLSSTECLHILVVDDNRMQRMLAREALRASLHDVSETSSGEGALAWLADNRCDAVLLDACMPGLDGFETCRHIRELPQLLGLPVVIATGLEDEGSIERAFACGATDYVIKPVNWQLLRRRLPPMVETGRAEHARMDGGQATKVLLDESPDALLTLDAEGCIRDCRGAPLLPENVGRELKVGRCLFDILPGDVMADALDAWREVSLHGGRQSFFLSEHDANEPYVIEVRMLQGENGQYLCVMRDCTSHYLAEKQILALACFDAVTGLANATKVHEILANRVAQDKATDRCTGVIRCVIENYGTLSRRLGLEGMRALSVQVAHRLQNVLEAESEYDILAGRLSDSEFVLLVSGPGELQTLQQLALQVYKALVAGYSVDESYFVLQFRMGLATSAQVAKNADMLLNAAAQACNDRSAGADIDIGCYSDQVHQNVMQRHEMERVLRRDIADNKLELHYQPKYTLDSLVLVGMEALARWQPAEFGPVSPGQFIPLAQECGLLEPLTDRVVERALDQAQTWQEQGMETVPISINLPGCYLNRPGVVDTLIASINKRGLSLGWVELEVTENLIIASNSQAAENLAAFKQQGLRIAIDDFGTGYSSLSYLQDLPVQVLKIDMSFIRRVHTDEASAAIARAIINVGHELGLEIVAEGVEHEQQLECLRAMHCDVVQGYYTGRPVPPEQFEPLFSLRSS from the coding sequence ATGGTCGCCAGCAACCCGATTTTATCTTCCGCAAACGTGGCCTCGGCGGCTGAAAGCGAGCCGCCCGCTGCCCGCGATCACTTATCCAGTACCGAGTGCCTCCATATACTTGTGGTTGATGATAACCGGATGCAGCGCATGCTCGCCCGGGAGGCATTGCGTGCCAGCCTGCACGATGTCAGTGAGACGAGTAGTGGTGAAGGCGCATTGGCCTGGCTGGCGGATAACCGTTGTGATGCCGTACTTCTGGATGCGTGCATGCCCGGTCTAGATGGATTCGAGACCTGTCGTCACATTCGAGAGCTCCCGCAACTGCTGGGTTTGCCGGTGGTTATTGCCACGGGTCTGGAAGACGAAGGTTCGATTGAGCGTGCCTTTGCCTGTGGTGCCACAGATTACGTTATCAAACCGGTGAATTGGCAGTTGTTGCGTCGTCGGTTACCCCCGATGGTGGAAACGGGCCGGGCAGAACATGCAAGAATGGACGGGGGGCAGGCCACGAAGGTTTTGCTGGACGAGTCGCCCGACGCACTGTTGACGCTTGATGCAGAAGGTTGCATACGCGACTGTCGCGGTGCGCCGCTGTTACCTGAAAATGTCGGACGAGAGCTGAAAGTGGGCCGTTGTCTGTTTGATATCCTCCCCGGTGACGTGATGGCCGATGCGCTGGACGCCTGGCGCGAGGTGAGTTTGCATGGTGGCCGGCAAAGTTTTTTTCTGTCCGAGCATGACGCCAATGAGCCCTATGTGATTGAAGTGCGAATGCTACAGGGTGAAAACGGGCAGTACCTGTGCGTAATGCGTGATTGTACTAGCCACTATTTGGCAGAAAAACAGATATTGGCGCTGGCCTGTTTTGACGCTGTCACCGGGCTGGCCAATGCGACCAAGGTGCATGAAATCCTGGCGAACAGGGTGGCGCAGGATAAAGCAACTGACCGCTGTACCGGCGTTATCCGCTGTGTCATTGAAAACTACGGTACGCTGTCCCGGCGGCTGGGATTAGAAGGGATGCGCGCGCTTTCAGTGCAAGTGGCTCACCGGCTGCAGAACGTGCTTGAAGCGGAGTCAGAGTACGACATTTTGGCCGGCAGACTGTCAGACAGTGAGTTTGTTCTGCTGGTGTCCGGGCCCGGCGAGCTGCAGACACTGCAGCAGCTGGCGCTGCAGGTGTACAAGGCGCTGGTGGCGGGTTACAGCGTTGATGAAAGCTATTTTGTGCTGCAGTTTCGCATGGGCCTGGCCACGTCGGCGCAGGTGGCTAAAAACGCCGACATGCTGCTGAACGCAGCAGCCCAGGCCTGCAACGACAGGTCCGCGGGGGCTGACATTGATATAGGCTGCTACTCGGACCAGGTACATCAAAATGTGATGCAGCGTCATGAAATGGAGCGGGTGCTGCGACGGGACATTGCTGACAATAAACTCGAGCTGCATTATCAACCTAAATATACATTAGACAGCCTTGTGCTGGTCGGCATGGAGGCGCTGGCTCGCTGGCAACCGGCGGAGTTTGGGCCGGTGTCGCCTGGGCAGTTTATTCCCCTGGCGCAGGAGTGCGGGTTGTTAGAGCCATTGACGGACCGGGTAGTTGAGCGTGCGCTTGACCAGGCGCAAACCTGGCAAGAGCAAGGTATGGAGACAGTGCCGATTTCGATAAACTTGCCTGGCTGCTATCTGAACAGACCCGGCGTCGTCGACACGCTTATCGCGTCCATCAATAAACGTGGCCTTTCCCTTGGCTGGGTTGAGCTGGAGGTGACTGAAAACCTCATTATCGCTAGCAACAGCCAGGCTGCGGAAAACCTGGCGGCTTTCAAGCAGCAGGGGTTGCGTATTGCTATTGATGATTTTGGTACGGGGTATTCGTCCCTGAGTTACTTGCAGGATTTGCCAGTGCAGGTTCTCAAAATCGACATGAGTTTTATTCGACGGGTACATACTGATGAAGCATCAGCGGCTATTGCGCGCGCAATTATTAATGTTGGGCACGAGCTGGGGCTTGAGATCGTAGCCGAAGGCGTTGAGCATGAACAGCAACTCGAGTGTTTGCGGGCAATGCACTGCGATGTGGTACAGGGCTACTATACCGGCCGACCGGTACCACCGGAACAGTTCGAACCACTGTTTAGCCTTAGATCTAGCTGA